One part of the Vicugna pacos chromosome 20, VicPac4, whole genome shotgun sequence genome encodes these proteins:
- the LOC102533164 gene encoding HLA class II histocompatibility antigen, DM beta chain → MTALLPLLLGLSLGCTGAGGFVAHVESSCLLDDDGTPEEFKYCISFNKDLLTCWDPLQANMVPCEFGVLHGLAKYLSDFLNRNENLIQRLSNGLQDCATHTQPFWKSLTHRTRPPSVQVAKTTPFNTRESVMLACYVWDFYPADVIITWRKNGQPIFPHSSAENIAQPNGDWTYQTVSHLATTPSFGDTYTCVVEHISSPEPILQDWTPGLSPIQTVKVSVSAVTLGLGLIIFSLGLLSWRRAASSGYIVLPGSVYPEGQHIS, encoded by the exons ATGACAGCCCTCCTGCCGCTGCTGCTGGGCCTCAGCCTGGGCTGCACCGGAGCAG GTGGCTTTGTGGCTCACGTGGAAAGCAGCTGTCTGTTGGATGATGACGGGACACCAGAGGAGTTCAAGTATTGTATTTCCTTCAACAAGGATTTGCTGACCTGCTGGGATCCCCTGCAGGCCAATATGGTCCCTTGTGAATTTGGGGTGCTGCATGGCTTGGCTAAATACCTCTCAGATTTCCTCAACCGAAATGAAAACCTGATCCAGCGCTTGTCCAATGGGCTTCAGGACTGTGCCACACACACCCAGCCCTTCTGGAAATCACTGACCCACAGGACAC GGCCACCATCTGTGCAAGTAGCCAAAACCACTCCTTTTAACACGAGGGAGTCCGTGATGCTGGCCTGCTATGTGTGGGACTTCTATCCAGCTGATGTGATCATCACGTGGAGGAAGAACGGGCAGCCAATCTTCCCTCACAGCAGTGCCGAAAATATTGCGCAGCCCAATGGAGACTGGACGTACCAAACGGTCTCGCATTTGGCTACAACTCCCTCTTTTGGGGACACCTACACCTGTGTGGTGGAGCACATTAGTTCTCCTGAACCCATCCTTCAGGACTGGA CTCCTGGGCTGTCCCCAATCCAGACAGTGAAGGTTTCTGTGTCAGCAGTGACTCTGGGCCTGGGGCTCATCATCTTCTCTCTCGGTTTGCTCAGCTGGCGGAGAGCTGCCTCCTCTG gcTACATTGTCCTCCCAGGGTCCGTTTATCCAGAAG GTCAGCACATTTCCTAG